The Eurosta solidaginis isolate ZX-2024a chromosome 4, ASM4086904v1, whole genome shotgun sequence genome includes a window with the following:
- the LOC137251514 gene encoding zinc finger protein 69-like, translated as MDMAKMCRVCLLSEDIVHLLDWHQPIDSLECLLSYKECFCKCTQINLSLKDDPSDVEDTRTQYLCFCCAQKLKDAHEFIEKAKKADIELRSRQIDKNFEWVAVSAKGVEIEKKEGPIVDDKNCLDEINVTNLLWQKKGRKEKGTNIYNIDEEDITIANLKKELEEHSLVEKRKPISKAKHISKDQTLKSVTKSEDCEEFIGEDEVISPRGSDQDTFSDKKVKITAKKKEESKEKIKKPRKCRINMDEIMTCEVCQKVMKRKTLIKHKQRHRPKTFLCKACPKTFSDSNALKNHEVIHEENRERFSCDKCDQTFLSRFTFKRHAQTHEINRIPKYQCTQCPKSFLQKTGLMTHILHHEGPKWKCSLCEKRYVRRIDLDVHMRTHSGEAPFRCKLCARTFIHKRILNRHMQHHEGFYRYTCITCGEHFAKYDKYYSHRQQHFGLAYKCGVCEKAFPDSYKVKRHIKGVHKIMDDEEVKKVALKVNETKEHRGRIIEVLRNPDDPELI; from the exons ATGGACATGGCGAAAATGTGTCGCGTGTGTTTACTGTCGGAAGATATAGTACATCTGCTGGATTGGCATCAGCCCATTGACTCTTTGGAATGTCTTTTGTCGTATAAAGAGTGCTTTTGCAAATGCACACAAATCAACCTGAGTCTAAAAGATGATCCAAGTGACGTGGAGGATACCCGAACACAATATCTTTGTTTCTGCTGCGCTCAGAAGCTCAAGGACGCTCATGAGTTTATCGAAAAAGCGAAGAAGGCTGACATTGAATTGCGTTCCAGGCAGATTGACAAAAATTTTGAATGGGTTGCTGTAAGCGCAAAAGGTGTGGAAATTGAGAAAAAGGAAGGTCCAATCGTAGATGACAag AACTGCCTGGATGAAATAAACGTCACAAATTTATTATGGCAAAAAAAAGGAAGGAAGGAAAAAGGAACAAACATATACAATATTGATGAAGAGGACATTACTATtgcaaatttgaaaaaagaattggaggaacATTCTTTAGTTGAGAAACGGAAACCCATATCAAAAGCCAAGCACATAAGTAAAGACCAGACTCTAAAAAGTGTAACGAAAAGTGAAGATTGTGAAGAGTTTATCGGCGAGGACGAAGTGATATCGCCTAGAGGAAGTGATCAAGATACCTTTTCAgacaaaaaggtaaaaataactgCAAAGAAAAAGGAAGAGAgcaaagaaaaaatcaaaaaacctaGAAAATGTAGGATTAATATGGATGAAATAATGACCTGTGAAGTATGCCAAAAAGTTATGAAGAGAAAAACTTTAATAAAGCATAAACAGCGCCATAGACCGAAAACGTTCCTTTGTAAAGCCTGCC CAAAAACTTTTAGCGATTCAAATGCTCTGAAAAATCACGAAGTCATCCATGAAGAAAACCGTGAGAGATTTTCATGTGACAAATGTGACCAAACCTTTTTATCACGTTTCACGTTTAAAAGGCATGCACAAACGCATGAAATAAATCGAATACCAAAGTACCAATGCACACAATGCCCAAaatcgtttttacaaaaaactgGGCTCATGACACATATTCTTCATCACGAAGGGCCTAAATGGAAATGTAGTTTATGCGAGAAAAGATATGTGCGACGTATAGATTTGGACGTTCATATGCGAACCCATTCAGGAGAAGCCCCATTTAGATGTAAACTATGTGCTAGAACTTTCATTCATAAGCGTATTTTAAATAGGCACATGCAACATCACGAGGGGTTCTATCGTTATACTTGCATAACTTGTGGCGAACATTTCGCAAAGTATGACAAATATTATTCACATCGGCAGCAACACTTTGGCTTAGCATATAAATGTGGCGTATGTGAAAAAGCATTTCCGGATTCTTACAa AGTTAAGCGCCATATTAAAGGAGTTCATAAAATTATGGATGATGAAGAAGTTAAAAAGGTTGCATTAAAAGTAAATGAGACAAAAGAACACCGGGGACGTATAATCGAAGTTTTAAGAAATCCGGATGATCCAGaacttatttaa